Proteins from one Salinispora arenicola genomic window:
- the smc gene encoding chromosome segregation protein SMC produces MHLKSLTVKGFKSFASATTLKLEPGITCVVGPNGSGKSNVVDAIAWVLGEQGAKALRGGKMEDVIFAGTAGRAPLGRAEVTLTIDNTDGALPIEYTEVSITRRMFRSGESEYEINGDSCRLLDIQELLSDSGIGREMHIIVGQGRLDGMLHAKPEDRRAFIEEAAGVLKHRKRKEKALRKLDAMQTNLNRLTDLTAELRRQLKPLGRQAEVARRAAVIQANLRDSRLRLLADDLATLRATLAKEIADETAVRARREWVETEYAEVEARLGELEAALAEDAPLLAAAQDTWYRLSALQERFRSMEQLAGERRRHLSATPDDERPGRDPDQLEAEAEHVREQEEELRAALTDDQVRLAEAVEHRQDLERQLAAAERELVAAAKAIADRREGLARLAGQVNSARARTATAGEEIERLTAAYADALARAERTQAEVDAAAERSTEADRDNAGLDARHAEAVAGQEQAQAGVRALSDAERSAEKDAATWKAREEALALGLRRKDGAGALLARAGEVPGLLGGLSGLLTVSPGHEAALAAALDGLADSVAVSGVDEAAEAIRLLKITDAGRAGLVVGSPAGPGMAGPADALRPKLPDGARWAPDLVECAPPIGPAVHRALRDVVLVADLATAAEVVADNPELRAVTPEGDVLGAYAAAGGSAKAPSFIEVQAAVEEARTNRAAAERTAAQLREQLVQARAGVAAAKEVVQHAAAAKREAEGHRNAAARRLAELGAAARSARAETERLNEARSRAVEARERDLAALTELAERLRLAEATPVDAEPSTEERDELAATLPRARQNEMEVRLAVRTAEERVSSIAGRADSLRRQATAERAARERAAARRAVRTRGAAVAKAVATGAQEALTRLDTSIAQAAEQRDAVARQRAAREAELSEVRGAAKRLGAELERLTGQVHRDEVARAEQRLRIEQLEAKAAEDFGLDLATLIDEYGPAHLVPPTDAEVAAADRDGLPAPEPVPYERAAQEKRAAKAERELALLGKVNPLALEEFAALEERYKFLSEQLEDLKATRRDLLTVVKDVDDRILAVFASAFADTAREFEQVFSVLFPGGAGRLVLTEPEDLLTTGVEVEARPPSKKIKRLSLLSGGERSLTAVAMLVAIFRARPSPFYIMDEVEAALDDVNLGRLITLLAQLREKSQLIVITHQKRTMEVADALYGVTMRNGVTQVISQRLDRAGDGREDNE; encoded by the coding sequence GTGCATCTCAAGAGCCTGACGGTCAAGGGCTTCAAGTCCTTCGCCTCCGCGACGACGTTGAAGCTGGAACCGGGTATCACCTGCGTGGTGGGTCCGAACGGCTCCGGGAAGTCGAACGTCGTCGACGCCATCGCCTGGGTCCTCGGCGAGCAGGGCGCGAAGGCGCTGCGGGGCGGCAAGATGGAGGACGTCATCTTCGCCGGTACTGCCGGGCGGGCACCGCTGGGCCGGGCCGAGGTGACCCTCACCATCGACAACACCGACGGTGCCCTGCCCATCGAGTACACCGAGGTCTCGATCACCCGCCGGATGTTCCGCTCCGGCGAGAGCGAGTACGAGATCAACGGTGACTCGTGCCGACTGCTCGACATCCAGGAACTGCTCAGCGACTCCGGCATCGGCCGGGAGATGCACATCATCGTCGGACAGGGCCGGCTCGACGGCATGCTGCACGCCAAACCGGAGGACCGACGCGCGTTCATCGAGGAGGCGGCCGGCGTCCTCAAGCACCGCAAGCGCAAGGAGAAGGCGCTGCGGAAGCTCGACGCGATGCAGACCAACCTCAACCGGCTCACCGACCTCACCGCCGAGCTGCGCCGCCAGCTCAAGCCACTCGGTCGGCAGGCCGAGGTGGCCCGGCGCGCCGCGGTGATCCAGGCGAACCTGCGGGACTCCCGGCTCCGACTCCTCGCCGACGACCTCGCCACCCTGCGCGCCACCCTGGCCAAGGAGATCGCCGACGAGACCGCCGTGCGTGCGCGGCGCGAGTGGGTCGAGACCGAGTACGCCGAGGTCGAGGCCCGCCTCGGCGAGTTGGAGGCGGCGCTGGCCGAGGACGCGCCGCTGCTCGCCGCCGCCCAGGACACCTGGTACCGACTCTCTGCCCTGCAGGAGCGGTTCCGGTCGATGGAGCAGCTCGCCGGTGAGCGACGGCGTCACCTCAGCGCCACGCCGGACGACGAGCGGCCGGGCCGCGACCCGGACCAGCTGGAGGCGGAGGCGGAGCACGTCCGCGAGCAGGAGGAGGAGCTGCGCGCGGCGCTCACCGACGACCAGGTCCGCCTGGCGGAGGCGGTGGAGCACCGCCAGGACCTGGAGCGGCAGCTCGCCGCCGCCGAGCGGGAGCTGGTCGCGGCGGCAAAGGCCATCGCCGACCGTCGGGAAGGGCTGGCCCGGCTGGCGGGGCAGGTCAACTCCGCCCGTGCTCGTACCGCCACCGCCGGCGAGGAGATCGAGCGCCTCACCGCCGCGTATGCCGACGCCCTGGCCCGAGCCGAGCGGACTCAGGCCGAGGTGGACGCCGCCGCTGAGCGGTCCACCGAGGCCGACCGGGACAACGCCGGCCTGGACGCCCGGCACGCCGAAGCGGTCGCCGGCCAGGAACAGGCACAGGCGGGGGTCCGGGCGCTCAGCGATGCCGAACGATCCGCCGAGAAGGACGCCGCCACCTGGAAGGCGCGCGAGGAAGCACTGGCCCTGGGACTGCGTCGCAAGGACGGCGCCGGAGCCCTGTTGGCCCGTGCGGGCGAGGTGCCGGGGCTGCTCGGCGGGCTCTCCGGGCTGCTCACCGTGTCGCCCGGGCACGAGGCCGCGCTCGCTGCCGCGCTGGACGGGCTCGCCGACTCCGTCGCGGTCAGCGGCGTGGACGAGGCGGCCGAAGCGATCCGGCTGCTCAAGATCACCGATGCTGGTCGGGCTGGTCTCGTGGTCGGCAGCCCGGCCGGCCCCGGCATGGCCGGTCCCGCCGACGCGCTGCGCCCCAAGCTGCCCGACGGGGCCCGGTGGGCACCCGATCTCGTGGAGTGTGCCCCGCCGATCGGTCCCGCCGTGCACCGGGCGTTGCGGGACGTCGTCCTCGTCGCCGACCTCGCCACCGCCGCCGAGGTCGTCGCCGACAATCCCGAGCTGCGAGCGGTGACCCCGGAGGGGGATGTGCTCGGGGCGTACGCCGCCGCTGGCGGGTCGGCCAAGGCGCCGAGCTTCATCGAGGTGCAGGCCGCCGTGGAGGAGGCCCGGACGAACCGCGCCGCCGCCGAGCGGACCGCTGCGCAGCTGCGCGAGCAGCTGGTGCAGGCGCGGGCGGGTGTCGCCGCGGCCAAGGAGGTGGTACAGCATGCCGCCGCCGCGAAGCGGGAGGCGGAGGGCCACCGCAACGCCGCCGCTCGCCGGCTCGCCGAACTGGGTGCCGCCGCGCGGTCGGCGCGGGCCGAGACCGAACGGCTGAATGAGGCCCGGTCCCGGGCGGTGGAGGCCCGCGAGCGGGACCTCGCCGCCCTGACCGAGTTGGCGGAACGGCTGCGGCTGGCCGAGGCCACTCCGGTCGACGCCGAGCCGTCCACCGAGGAGCGCGACGAGTTGGCCGCTACCCTCCCGCGAGCCCGGCAGAACGAGATGGAGGTGCGGTTGGCGGTGCGGACCGCCGAGGAGCGGGTCTCCTCGATCGCCGGACGGGCCGACTCGCTGCGCCGGCAGGCCACGGCCGAGCGCGCCGCCCGGGAGCGGGCGGCGGCACGACGGGCGGTGCGTACCCGGGGCGCGGCGGTCGCCAAGGCGGTGGCCACTGGCGCCCAGGAGGCGCTGACCCGGCTCGACACCTCCATCGCGCAGGCAGCCGAGCAGCGTGACGCGGTGGCACGCCAACGCGCCGCCCGGGAGGCCGAGCTGTCCGAGGTACGCGGCGCCGCCAAGCGTCTCGGTGCGGAGTTGGAGCGGCTGACCGGCCAGGTGCACCGCGACGAGGTGGCCCGCGCCGAGCAACGGCTGCGAATCGAGCAACTGGAGGCGAAGGCGGCCGAGGACTTCGGCCTGGACCTGGCGACCCTGATCGACGAGTACGGCCCGGCCCACCTGGTTCCGCCGACCGACGCCGAGGTCGCCGCCGCCGACCGCGACGGCCTGCCAGCACCCGAGCCGGTCCCGTACGAGCGGGCGGCGCAGGAGAAGCGGGCCGCCAAGGCGGAACGGGAACTGGCCCTGCTCGGCAAGGTCAACCCCCTCGCGTTGGAGGAGTTCGCGGCGCTGGAGGAGCGGTACAAGTTCCTCTCCGAGCAGTTGGAGGACCTGAAGGCCACCCGGCGGGATCTGCTGACCGTGGTCAAGGATGTGGACGATCGGATCCTGGCTGTCTTCGCCAGTGCGTTCGCCGACACCGCCCGGGAGTTCGAGCAGGTCTTCAGCGTGCTGTTCCCCGGCGGTGCGGGGCGGCTGGTGCTCACCGAGCCGGAGGACCTGCTCACCACGGGCGTCGAGGTGGAGGCCCGCCCGCCGAGCAAGAAGATCAAACGGCTGTCGCTGCTCTCCGGTGGGGAGCGGTCGTTGACCGCGGTGGCGATGCTGGTGGCGATCTTTCGTGCCCGTCCCAGCCCGTTCTACATCATGGACGAGGTGGAGGCGGCGCTCGACGACGTGAACCTGGGGCGCCTGATCACGTTGCTGGCGCAGCTGCGGGAGAAGAGCCAGCTGATCGTCATCACGCACCAGAAGCGGACGATGGAAGTCGCGGACGCGCTCTACGGCGTGACCATGCGAAACGGGGTGACCCAAGTGATCAGTCAGCGGCTCGACCGAGCCGGGGACGGGCGGGAGGACAACGAGTGA
- a CDS encoding CAP domain-containing protein: protein MYGWNDPRNPDGTHRQPEPTANQPAWLTDRPEPRSSYLFGDEPEQPADEPKRPTDSWGQPTDGSTRHTDSWHRPTDGWSQQQPATHRQPEAGTQSWGSADDPYRGPAGGRYPEQPTPSWGANPTWQQGGPTDPWRQEHPSDGHRQQPGGWQNEPTGEWHRGATPSGEWHRAATPTGGPEHTDRWRPHQTTGGYADTPTTRMPPVAGPSPTADVPAGDGPPAGRRNRRPLFIGGAAAAATLVVSLGVGAVTLIGGDDTRPTSAAEDIVATNPTFGESSAPATPTTTASPSTTPASPSPSATPSRKPAPAPSRSTAASRPTPARTTTSPAGSNSTPPSGNISADAAKVVSLVNAERAKAGCKALSVDDKLMTAAQRHSQDQADNKKMTHTGSNGSTLGDRVKAVGYRFRAAGENVAWNQQSPEAVMNAWMNSSGHRANILNCSFTEIGVGIASSNGPYWTQVFAAPL, encoded by the coding sequence GTGTACGGCTGGAACGACCCGAGGAACCCGGACGGTACCCACCGGCAGCCCGAACCGACAGCCAACCAACCCGCCTGGCTGACCGACCGACCAGAGCCACGCTCCTCGTACCTGTTCGGCGACGAACCGGAGCAGCCGGCCGACGAACCGAAACGACCCACCGACAGCTGGGGGCAACCGACCGACGGGTCGACCCGGCACACCGACAGCTGGCACCGGCCCACCGACGGGTGGAGCCAACAGCAGCCAGCCACACACCGGCAGCCGGAGGCCGGAACACAGAGCTGGGGCAGCGCGGACGACCCGTACCGCGGACCCGCGGGTGGTAGGTACCCCGAGCAGCCCACGCCGAGCTGGGGAGCCAACCCAACCTGGCAGCAGGGCGGGCCCACCGACCCCTGGCGGCAGGAACACCCGAGCGACGGGCACCGCCAGCAGCCCGGGGGCTGGCAAAACGAACCCACCGGTGAGTGGCACCGCGGTGCCACTCCCAGCGGTGAGTGGCACCGCGCGGCCACCCCCACCGGCGGACCCGAGCACACCGACCGGTGGCGGCCCCATCAGACGACCGGCGGATACGCCGACACGCCGACGACCCGTATGCCGCCCGTCGCGGGCCCATCGCCGACTGCCGACGTGCCCGCCGGGGATGGACCGCCCGCCGGGCGCCGGAACCGGCGGCCCCTGTTCATCGGGGGCGCGGCGGCGGCGGCCACACTGGTGGTGAGCCTCGGGGTCGGTGCCGTTACCCTCATCGGTGGCGACGACACCAGGCCCACCTCGGCCGCCGAGGACATCGTGGCAACGAACCCGACATTCGGCGAGAGCTCAGCGCCGGCCACCCCCACCACCACGGCCAGCCCCAGCACGACCCCGGCGTCACCGTCACCGTCGGCCACACCGAGTCGGAAGCCGGCACCGGCACCGTCGCGCTCCACCGCCGCGTCCCGTCCCACTCCGGCCCGGACCACCACGTCCCCCGCCGGCAGCAACTCCACGCCCCCCAGCGGCAACATCAGTGCCGACGCCGCCAAGGTGGTCAGCCTGGTCAACGCCGAACGCGCGAAGGCCGGCTGCAAGGCTCTGAGCGTCGACGACAAACTGATGACCGCCGCCCAGCGGCACAGCCAGGACCAGGCCGACAACAAGAAGATGACGCACACGGGCAGCAACGGCAGCACCCTCGGCGACCGGGTCAAGGCCGTCGGCTACCGGTTCCGCGCCGCTGGGGAGAACGTCGCCTGGAACCAGCAGTCACCCGAGGCCGTGATGAACGCGTGGATGAACAGCTCCGGCCACCGGGCGAACATCCTGAACTGCTCTTTCACCGAAATCGGGGTCGGCATCGCGAGCAGCAACGGACCGTACTGGACACAGGTCTTCGCCGCGCCGCTCTGA
- the mutM gene encoding bifunctional DNA-formamidopyrimidine glycosylase/DNA-(apurinic or apyrimidinic site) lyase, whose protein sequence is MPELPEVETVRQGLAQWVTGRRIAEVEVLHPRAIRRHPAGAAHFADVLVGTTVRDVRRRGKYLWLPLDSGDAVIGHLGMSGQLLLQPGAAPDEAHLRVRFRFADDGPELRFVDQRTFGGLSVSAGGAEMPTEIAHIARDPLDPEFSEAAFVAALRRRRTEVKRALLDQTLLSGVGNIYADEALWRARLHGARPADGLTGPAALRLLGHVRDVLGEAIKEGGTSFDALYVNVNGESGYFDRALNVYGRADQPCRRCGTPVRREAFMNRSSYSCPRCQPRPRRALQASG, encoded by the coding sequence GTGCCTGAGCTGCCTGAGGTCGAGACCGTTCGGCAGGGGCTGGCCCAGTGGGTCACCGGCCGGCGGATCGCCGAGGTCGAGGTGCTGCACCCCCGGGCGATACGTCGGCACCCGGCCGGTGCCGCCCACTTCGCCGACGTGCTTGTCGGGACGACCGTCCGGGACGTACGGCGACGCGGCAAGTACCTGTGGCTTCCGTTGGACAGTGGCGACGCGGTGATCGGGCACCTCGGCATGTCGGGGCAACTGCTCCTGCAGCCGGGTGCGGCACCGGACGAAGCCCACCTGCGGGTGCGGTTCCGGTTCGCCGATGACGGGCCCGAGTTGCGCTTCGTCGACCAGCGGACCTTCGGCGGGCTGTCGGTCAGTGCGGGGGGCGCGGAAATGCCCACGGAGATCGCGCACATCGCCCGGGATCCGCTGGACCCCGAGTTCTCCGAGGCCGCCTTCGTCGCGGCGCTACGCCGCCGCCGCACCGAGGTCAAGCGGGCTCTGCTGGATCAGACGTTGCTCTCGGGCGTGGGCAACATCTATGCCGACGAGGCGCTGTGGCGGGCCCGGTTGCACGGCGCCCGGCCGGCTGACGGGCTGACCGGCCCCGCCGCGTTGCGTCTGCTCGGGCACGTCCGGGACGTGCTCGGTGAGGCGATCAAGGAGGGCGGAACAAGCTTCGACGCCCTGTATGTCAACGTCAACGGTGAGAGCGGCTACTTCGACCGTGCCCTGAACGTGTACGGGCGGGCGGACCAGCCGTGCCGACGGTGCGGTACGCCGGTGCGCCGCGAGGCGTTCATGAACCGGTCGTCGTACAGCTGCCCGCGCTGCCAGCCGCGGCCCCGCAGGGCGCTCCAGGCCAGCGGCTGA
- the rnc gene encoding ribonuclease III, with protein MTIDKRRRPAVGHLEAAFGVALDPELLERALTHRSYAYENGGLPTNERLEFLGDSVLGVVITTALFHNHPDLPEGQLAKLRASVVNMRALAEVARALGPTGLGPYLLLGKGEETTGGRDKASILADTLEALLGAIYLQCGLDTAATVIHRLFDPLMADSAGRGAALDWKTSLQELTAAQGLGVPEYRIEGTGPDHLKTFTAWVVVAGQRYGGAEGRSKKEAEQRAAEAAWRTLTEQAGQEPAEAGSRAAGGA; from the coding sequence ATGACCATCGACAAGCGCCGGCGCCCGGCTGTCGGCCACCTGGAGGCGGCGTTCGGCGTGGCGCTGGATCCGGAGCTGCTGGAGCGTGCGCTGACCCACCGCTCGTACGCGTACGAGAACGGTGGTCTGCCCACCAACGAGCGGCTGGAGTTCCTCGGCGACTCGGTGCTCGGCGTGGTGATCACCACCGCGTTGTTCCACAACCATCCCGATCTACCCGAGGGACAGTTGGCGAAGTTGCGGGCCAGCGTGGTCAACATGCGGGCCCTCGCCGAGGTGGCCCGGGCCCTGGGGCCCACCGGGCTCGGCCCGTACCTGCTGCTCGGCAAGGGAGAGGAGACCACCGGCGGTCGGGACAAGGCGAGCATCCTCGCCGACACGCTGGAGGCACTGCTCGGTGCGATCTATCTCCAGTGCGGCCTGGACACCGCCGCGACCGTCATTCACCGCCTGTTCGACCCGTTGATGGCCGACTCGGCCGGGCGTGGAGCGGCGCTGGACTGGAAGACCAGCTTGCAGGAGTTGACCGCCGCGCAGGGGCTGGGCGTGCCGGAGTACCGCATCGAGGGCACCGGCCCGGACCACCTGAAGACCTTCACCGCCTGGGTGGTGGTGGCCGGTCAGCGTTACGGGGGCGCGGAGGGCCGGAGCAAGAAGGAAGCCGAGCAGCGTGCCGCCGAGGCGGCCTGGCGGACGTTGACCGAGCAGGCGGGGCAGGAGCCGGCGGAGGCCGGCAGCAGGGCGGCCGGCGGTGCCTGA
- a CDS encoding fatty acid synthesis plsX protein has protein sequence MEPGIARIAVDLLGGDDAPAVVVDGALRAVRADPDLHVLLVGPAEAAGELGAALDPAQRARIEIRPVDLVGSGDHPTATRANNTIGAAVRAVRDGAADALVSAGSTGATVTAAALGLGRWPGVRQPALVAALPAVNGPVVLLDVGGSLEPRPASLVRHAALGAAYAAVTHAVGSPRVGLLSIGTEPGKGDRARRLADPALATASLPCGGRYVGLVEGYDVAFGARADVVVTDGFTGNVLLKAIEGAYALTGGPPAGGRAPRAGALLGVAGTVVVCHGAAHGDDVASGIALAAHLARRGATDQVRALLSGTDAGAPTDRYDRITDTEVRTS, from the coding sequence GTGGAGCCGGGCATCGCGCGGATCGCCGTCGACCTCCTCGGCGGGGACGACGCTCCCGCCGTCGTGGTTGACGGCGCTCTGCGGGCGGTCCGTGCCGATCCCGATCTCCACGTACTGCTCGTCGGCCCGGCCGAGGCCGCCGGTGAGCTGGGCGCTGCCCTCGATCCGGCCCAACGTGCCCGGATCGAGATCCGCCCCGTTGACCTTGTTGGTTCCGGCGACCACCCCACCGCCACGCGCGCCAACAACACCATCGGTGCCGCGGTGCGTGCCGTCCGCGACGGCGCCGCGGACGCGCTCGTCTCCGCCGGCTCGACCGGCGCCACCGTCACTGCCGCGGCCCTGGGCCTCGGCCGCTGGCCGGGCGTCCGGCAGCCGGCCCTGGTAGCCGCCCTGCCGGCGGTGAACGGCCCGGTCGTCCTGCTCGATGTCGGCGGCTCGCTGGAGCCCCGCCCGGCCAGCCTCGTTCGGCACGCGGCGCTCGGTGCCGCGTACGCGGCCGTCACCCACGCTGTCGGGTCACCCCGTGTCGGGCTGCTCTCGATCGGCACCGAACCCGGTAAGGGTGATCGGGCGCGACGCCTGGCCGATCCCGCGCTCGCCACGGCGTCGCTGCCGTGTGGCGGTCGCTATGTCGGCCTGGTCGAGGGGTACGACGTCGCGTTCGGCGCGCGCGCCGATGTGGTTGTCACCGACGGGTTCACCGGTAACGTGCTGCTCAAGGCAATCGAGGGCGCGTACGCGTTGACCGGTGGCCCACCGGCCGGCGGCCGGGCTCCCCGGGCGGGGGCCCTGCTCGGAGTCGCCGGCACTGTGGTGGTGTGCCACGGTGCGGCTCATGGGGACGACGTCGCCTCGGGTATCGCGCTGGCCGCCCACCTGGCTCGGCGCGGGGCCACCGACCAGGTCCGTGCGCTCCTGTCCGGCACTGACGCGGGGGCGCCCACGGACCGCTACGACCGCATCACCGACACCGAGGTACGCACATCATGA
- the rpmF gene encoding 50S ribosomal protein L32: MAVPKRKMSRSNTRSRRAQWKTAAVATVACPQCKSAKLPHAACSVCGTYNGRQVLEV; encoded by the coding sequence GTGGCCGTCCCCAAGCGCAAGATGTCGCGCAGCAACACCCGGTCCCGTCGGGCGCAGTGGAAGACCGCAGCGGTTGCGACCGTGGCCTGCCCGCAGTGCAAGTCCGCCAAGCTGCCGCACGCCGCCTGCTCTGTCTGCGGCACCTACAACGGCCGCCAGGTTCTCGAGGTCTGA
- a CDS encoding YceD family protein yields MPKHTPAPLDPRSPLVLDTRDLPRRPGALRTVRRVAAAPADLGVELIGVPTGADLDLDLRLESVSEGVLVSGTISGPIRGECSRCLRDIDDVVAVPVQELYAYENSTTDMTADEDEVGRMQGDLIDLEPALRDAVVLTLPTNPLCREDCPGLCPDCGVRWDELPADHSHQQVDPRWAALSQLTRKEE; encoded by the coding sequence ATGCCCAAGCACACGCCTGCGCCACTCGACCCCAGGTCGCCGCTGGTCCTCGACACGAGAGACCTGCCGCGTCGGCCTGGTGCGTTGCGTACGGTCAGGCGGGTAGCCGCGGCGCCGGCGGACCTCGGCGTGGAGTTGATCGGCGTGCCGACGGGCGCGGATCTCGACCTCGACCTGAGGTTGGAGTCGGTTTCCGAGGGGGTGCTCGTCTCCGGGACCATCAGCGGTCCCATCAGGGGCGAGTGCAGCCGCTGTCTGCGCGACATCGACGACGTCGTGGCCGTCCCGGTCCAGGAGCTGTACGCGTACGAGAACAGCACCACGGACATGACGGCCGACGAGGACGAGGTGGGCCGGATGCAGGGCGATCTGATCGACCTGGAGCCGGCGCTGCGGGACGCGGTGGTGCTCACGCTGCCGACCAATCCGCTCTGCCGGGAGGACTGCCCAGGCTTGTGCCCCGACTGCGGGGTGCGCTGGGACGAGCTGCCGGCCGATCACAGCCACCAGCAGGTCGACCCGCGTTGGGCGGCCCTGTCGCAACTGACCCGAAAAGAGGAGTAA
- the coaD gene encoding pantetheine-phosphate adenylyltransferase, with protein MRRAVCPGSFDPVTNGHLDIVGRASRLFDEVIVGVLINQSKTGLFTVDERIDMLREVTRSYDNVRVESFRGLLVDFCHAQRASVLIKGLRAVSDFDYELQMAQMNIGLAGVETLFMPTNPLYSFLSSSLVKDVAKWGGDISAHVPEVVRSALLARLDPPSRP; from the coding sequence ATGAGGCGTGCGGTGTGTCCCGGCTCGTTCGACCCCGTCACCAACGGTCATCTCGACATCGTCGGCAGGGCCAGTCGATTGTTCGACGAGGTGATCGTCGGGGTGTTGATCAACCAGTCCAAGACCGGCCTGTTCACCGTCGACGAGCGTATCGACATGCTCCGCGAGGTGACCCGATCGTATGACAACGTGCGGGTGGAGTCGTTCCGCGGTCTGCTGGTGGACTTCTGCCACGCCCAGCGGGCCAGTGTCCTGATCAAGGGGCTCCGGGCGGTCAGCGACTTCGACTACGAGTTGCAGATGGCCCAGATGAACATCGGCCTGGCCGGCGTCGAGACGCTTTTCATGCCGACCAACCCGCTCTACTCGTTTCTCTCCTCGAGTCTCGTCAAGGACGTGGCGAAGTGGGGTGGTGACATCTCCGCCCACGTGCCGGAGGTGGTCCGCTCGGCACTGCTGGCCCGCCTGGACCCGCCGTCCCGTCCTTGA
- the rsmD gene encoding 16S rRNA (guanine(966)-N(2))-methyltransferase RsmD has protein sequence MTRIVAGTLGGRRIAAPPGTGTRPTSDRVREALFSALQTAVDLDGARFADLYAGSGAVGLEALSRGATHVLLVESNPRAARVIRANMTALRAGPAAQLVTGKVATVLAAGPEGDPYDAVFADPPYAVSDEEVSTMLAALVDNGWLASDALVVVERSSRTGPVGWVQGITGERSRRYGETILWYGRRS, from the coding sequence GTGACCCGCATCGTCGCCGGCACGCTCGGCGGGCGGCGTATCGCCGCCCCGCCCGGCACCGGCACCCGACCCACCTCCGACCGGGTCCGGGAGGCGTTGTTCAGCGCCCTCCAGACGGCGGTCGACCTCGACGGGGCACGCTTCGCCGATCTCTACGCCGGATCCGGGGCGGTCGGGCTGGAGGCGCTGTCCCGGGGCGCCACGCACGTGCTGCTGGTCGAGTCGAACCCGCGGGCTGCCCGGGTGATCCGGGCGAACATGACCGCCCTGCGGGCCGGGCCGGCCGCCCAGCTGGTCACTGGGAAAGTCGCCACCGTGCTCGCCGCCGGACCCGAGGGAGACCCGTACGACGCGGTGTTCGCCGACCCGCCCTACGCGGTGTCCGACGAGGAGGTGTCCACCATGCTCGCCGCGCTCGTCGACAACGGGTGGCTGGCGTCGGACGCCCTCGTCGTGGTGGAGCGGTCCAGCCGTACCGGCCCGGTGGGCTGGGTGCAGGGCATCACCGGCGAGCGTAGCCGGCGATACGGCGAGACCATTCTTTGGTACGGTCGCCGATCATGA